From a region of the Williamsia phyllosphaerae genome:
- a CDS encoding HNH endonuclease: protein MSGGTLTDIANAVVDEYGCRETVVGDVDDEIVAAIRGAVALRAVADDVLARLSAQAERVGTAKRSGMSLRELLCANGMAPAVAARVIRLGRAMQVLTRVARHSRDASVSAEHLDAVARGVEHVVRRTGETVDSEAIGGLEGSLIGQAVAGAAPAEIVERARAVAIEMTVAAPGDGDDPDRLPPAEDSTVNELAWRTGDDGRLRGEFDLDALTAERFITTLDTASRPRPEPDGSDDPRTATRRRADAFSQLLECGSRGLSPDASHGPPRTEVLLTIPVDADAASGTAGPAWLSWMGPISDLSAKLVSCDARLAGVGLDLNGAPVSVTAPERLFTGAARKVVLQRDRGCIKCGAPASWCDVHHIIYFADGGPTTVDNGCLLCRSCHAAVHHAGWDIVMGADRHPWLIPPASVDPQRRPLPAYNRRTLRLDDPVAA, encoded by the coding sequence ATGAGTGGGGGAACGCTTACCGACATCGCCAACGCGGTGGTCGATGAATACGGTTGTAGAGAAACGGTTGTCGGCGATGTCGATGACGAGATCGTGGCTGCGATCCGGGGTGCGGTCGCACTGCGGGCGGTGGCTGACGATGTGTTGGCGCGGTTGAGCGCGCAGGCCGAGCGCGTGGGCACCGCGAAGCGATCCGGTATGTCGCTGCGGGAGTTGTTGTGTGCGAACGGGATGGCACCTGCGGTCGCGGCACGGGTCATCCGACTGGGCCGGGCGATGCAGGTGTTGACGCGGGTGGCGCGGCACAGTCGCGACGCATCGGTGTCGGCGGAGCATCTCGATGCGGTCGCGCGAGGTGTCGAGCACGTCGTGCGCCGCACCGGCGAGACGGTCGATTCCGAGGCGATCGGCGGGTTGGAGGGCAGTCTGATCGGCCAGGCGGTCGCCGGGGCAGCACCCGCGGAGATCGTCGAACGGGCGCGCGCGGTCGCGATCGAGATGACCGTCGCTGCCCCCGGCGATGGCGACGATCCGGACCGGTTGCCTCCGGCAGAGGATTCGACCGTCAACGAGCTGGCCTGGCGAACAGGCGACGACGGGCGTCTCCGGGGTGAATTCGACCTCGACGCACTGACTGCCGAACGGTTCATCACCACACTCGACACCGCATCACGCCCACGCCCGGAACCCGACGGCTCCGACGATCCACGAACGGCCACGCGTCGGCGGGCCGACGCGTTCTCTCAGCTTCTCGAGTGCGGTAGCCGTGGCCTCTCACCGGACGCGTCGCACGGGCCACCACGAACCGAGGTGCTGCTGACCATCCCTGTCGACGCCGACGCGGCCTCCGGCACCGCCGGGCCGGCGTGGTTGTCGTGGATGGGCCCCATCAGCGACCTGTCGGCGAAACTCGTGTCGTGTGATGCACGTCTGGCGGGCGTCGGCCTCGACCTCAACGGAGCACCGGTCTCGGTCACCGCACCGGAACGATTGTTCACCGGAGCCGCCCGCAAGGTCGTGCTGCAGCGGGACCGCGGTTGCATCAAATGCGGAGCACCCGCCTCCTGGTGCGACGTCCACCACATCATTTACTTCGCAGACGGCGGACCCACCACCGTCGACAACGGTTGCCTGCTCTGCCGGTCCTGTCACGCCGCCGTCCACCATGCCGGCTGGGACATCGTCATGGGGGCGGACCGTCACCCCTGGCTCATCCCACCCGCGTCCGTCGACCCACAACGACGACCACTACCCGCCTACAACCGACGAACCCTGCGACTCGACGACCCCGTCGCCGCCTGA
- a CDS encoding phosphotransferase family protein, producing MAEGISPAEQRHGADAGHGDVARPTESQRDPVMLRDRLGVWLQEVQGADAVIEDLQIPSANGMSSETLLFDARWSGQVHRLVARVAPLAESDPVFATYDLDRQYAVMRRVSETTEVPVPTLFWSEPDPGPLGSPFFVMARIDGVIPPDVMPYTFGSWVTEASDDDRAVLERSAVETIAAIHATPVDGDLLEAPAEGETPLRAHVRRLRTFYEWACDGHPRSPLIERAFRWIDDNVPVESDPALSWGDARIGNIVFGEFRPVAVLDWEMACLGPRELDLGWAIFLHRFFQDITEMAGLPGLPDFLRPARVTEIYREATGYEVRDLDFYITYASIIHAVIMYRIQIRAITFGHATVPDDPDDMIMHRATVDALIAGTYWTDKNLGSSGS from the coding sequence ATGGCTGAGGGTATCTCGCCTGCCGAGCAGCGTCATGGTGCCGACGCGGGCCACGGTGACGTCGCGCGCCCCACGGAGTCGCAACGCGATCCGGTGATGCTGCGTGACCGGCTCGGGGTCTGGTTGCAGGAGGTGCAGGGCGCCGACGCGGTGATCGAGGACCTGCAGATCCCGTCGGCGAACGGCATGTCCAGCGAGACCCTCCTGTTCGATGCCCGGTGGTCCGGGCAGGTCCACCGACTCGTCGCCCGGGTCGCGCCGCTGGCGGAGTCCGACCCGGTGTTCGCGACCTATGACCTCGACCGCCAGTACGCGGTGATGAGGCGCGTCTCCGAGACCACCGAGGTCCCCGTGCCCACCCTGTTCTGGTCGGAACCCGATCCGGGCCCGCTCGGGTCGCCGTTCTTCGTGATGGCACGGATCGACGGCGTCATCCCTCCCGATGTCATGCCCTACACCTTCGGTTCGTGGGTGACCGAGGCGAGCGACGACGACCGTGCGGTGCTCGAACGCAGCGCGGTGGAGACAATCGCGGCAATCCACGCGACACCGGTGGACGGCGATCTGCTCGAGGCGCCCGCCGAGGGAGAGACGCCGCTGCGTGCACACGTCCGACGACTCCGGACCTTCTACGAGTGGGCCTGCGACGGGCACCCGCGCTCGCCGCTGATCGAGCGGGCCTTCCGGTGGATCGACGACAACGTCCCGGTCGAGTCCGACCCGGCCCTGTCGTGGGGAGACGCGCGTATCGGCAACATCGTCTTCGGCGAATTCCGGCCGGTGGCCGTACTGGACTGGGAGATGGCCTGTCTCGGTCCGCGCGAACTGGATCTCGGGTGGGCGATCTTCCTGCACCGCTTCTTCCAGGACATCACCGAGATGGCGGGGCTACCGGGACTCCCGGACTTCCTCAGACCGGCGAGAGTCACCGAGATCTACCGGGAGGCAACCGGATACGAGGTCCGAGATCTGGACTTCTACATCACCTACGCGTCGATCATTCACGCGGTCATCATGTATCGCATCCAGATCCGTGCGATCACGTTCGGTCACGCCACCGTCCCCGATGACCCCGACGACATGATCATGCACCGTGCCACGGTGGACGCGTTGATCGCCGGGACCTACTGGACCGACAAGAACCTCGGGAGCAGCGGATCGTGA
- a CDS encoding SIMPL domain-containing protein, giving the protein MTRLRQSPRAALGAGALLLVLTLVTACGSDSSPASSSADGPPAVTVNGVGEVQGTPDTLTAQIGVETQAADVTAAIAQANSSVRTVTDAVVSAGVDRKDVQTQQVSITPQYAGALPGGSNAISGYQATNTLRVTVRDLAKASTVLGDAVSAGGNATRLSGVSFRVDDNSKLLSDARSRAFADAKDRAEQYAKLSDAGLGKVLSISENISGQEQSANSDRSASSSLAVPIEPGQQTINVSVSVKWALD; this is encoded by the coding sequence ATGACACGTCTTCGCCAATCCCCGCGGGCTGCACTCGGCGCCGGCGCCCTACTGCTCGTCCTGACGCTGGTCACGGCATGTGGCAGCGACAGCTCGCCCGCCTCGTCCTCGGCCGACGGCCCGCCCGCGGTGACCGTCAACGGTGTCGGTGAGGTGCAGGGCACCCCGGACACACTCACCGCACAGATCGGCGTCGAGACCCAGGCCGCCGACGTGACCGCGGCGATCGCTCAGGCCAACAGCAGCGTCCGCACCGTCACCGACGCGGTGGTGTCCGCAGGCGTCGACCGCAAGGACGTGCAGACCCAGCAGGTCTCCATCACCCCGCAATACGCGGGTGCCCTCCCGGGCGGCAGCAACGCGATCTCCGGATATCAGGCCACCAACACCCTGCGGGTCACCGTCCGTGACCTGGCCAAGGCGTCCACGGTGCTCGGCGACGCGGTGTCGGCCGGTGGCAACGCCACGCGACTGTCCGGCGTGTCGTTCCGGGTCGACGACAACTCGAAACTGCTGTCCGACGCCCGGTCCCGCGCCTTCGCCGACGCGAAGGACCGCGCCGAACAGTACGCGAAGCTCTCCGACGCCGGTCTCGGGAAGGTGCTGTCGATCTCGGAGAACATCAGCGGCCAGGAGCAGTCGGCGAACTCGGACCGCAGCGCATCGTCCAGCCTGGCGGTCCCCATCGAACCGGGACAACAGACCATCAACGTCTCGGTCAGCGTGAAGTGGGCACTGGACTGA
- a CDS encoding esterase-like activity of phytase family protein yields MHMVRKLLVPAGIALIVASSACSSSSESGTGSDTASATATSAAGASRAVTLYTTDIAPLATIGGVTIGGSAYGSALTPVPGTRDEFYGLTDRGPNVDGRTDTEKVLPLPDFHPAIGRFRLSDGRAELTKTITLSGTDGVPLNGRVDPRADTGESLVDIDGRALPRSDHGLDTEGLVALADGTFWVSDEYGPYLVHFDATGKEIARLSPFDGTLPRELSLRTPNQGMEGLTITPDGTTLVGVMQSALKTPGLKGSAKSVPLTRIVTVNLTSKAVSEYLYPLANPQKTKVAVSEITALSNTRFIVDERDGKLEPGADKKLYVADIADATDVGPRSTVPGARYVADAGGLQIAGRAIETTVGVGTDTAAIETLRAARITTATKTLDLDLGALVTRIDPSGAFFGHDKVEGVAVLDGGSTLVISNDSDFGLTGLAKDTPPFTLRPKILPDGKQDSGEILVVDTTRLPQAGK; encoded by the coding sequence ATGCACATGGTCCGAAAGTTGTTGGTCCCCGCCGGAATTGCGCTGATTGTCGCATCCAGCGCCTGCTCGTCGTCCTCGGAGTCGGGCACCGGTTCCGACACCGCGAGCGCCACCGCGACCTCCGCCGCGGGCGCATCGCGAGCGGTCACGCTCTACACCACCGACATCGCGCCACTGGCGACCATCGGCGGCGTCACGATCGGCGGGAGCGCCTACGGGTCCGCGCTGACCCCGGTACCGGGTACCCGCGACGAGTTCTACGGACTGACCGACCGCGGGCCGAACGTCGACGGCCGCACCGACACCGAGAAGGTGTTGCCGCTCCCCGACTTCCATCCGGCCATCGGACGGTTCCGGCTGTCCGACGGCCGCGCCGAACTGACAAAGACGATCACCCTGTCCGGCACCGACGGCGTCCCACTGAACGGTCGGGTGGACCCACGCGCCGACACCGGTGAATCCCTCGTCGACATCGACGGCCGCGCACTGCCGCGATCCGACCACGGCCTCGACACCGAGGGGCTGGTCGCCCTGGCCGACGGGACCTTCTGGGTGTCCGACGAATACGGCCCCTACCTCGTGCACTTCGACGCCACCGGCAAGGAGATCGCCCGCCTGTCACCGTTCGACGGCACGCTGCCGCGGGAGCTGTCGCTGCGCACCCCGAACCAGGGCATGGAGGGACTCACCATCACCCCCGACGGCACCACCCTCGTCGGCGTCATGCAGTCGGCCCTCAAGACCCCCGGGCTGAAGGGATCCGCCAAATCCGTTCCGCTGACCCGCATCGTGACGGTGAACCTGACCAGCAAGGCGGTGTCGGAGTACCTGTACCCGCTGGCCAATCCGCAGAAGACCAAGGTCGCCGTCTCGGAGATCACCGCGCTGAGCAACACACGTTTCATCGTCGACGAACGCGACGGCAAGCTCGAACCCGGAGCCGACAAGAAGCTCTACGTCGCCGACATCGCCGACGCGACCGACGTCGGGCCACGGTCGACGGTCCCCGGCGCGCGATACGTGGCCGACGCCGGCGGCCTGCAGATCGCCGGGCGCGCCATCGAGACCACGGTGGGCGTCGGCACCGACACCGCGGCGATCGAGACGCTGCGAGCGGCCCGGATCACCACCGCGACAAAGACCCTCGACCTCGATCTGGGCGCGCTGGTCACCCGGATCGACCCGTCCGGGGCGTTCTTCGGCCACGACAAGGTGGAGGGTGTCGCCGTCCTCGACGGCGGGTCGACCCTGGTCATCTCCAACGACAGCGACTTCGGACTGACCGGCCTCGCCAAGGACACCCCGCCGTTCACGCTGAGGCCGAAGATCCTGCCCGACGGCAAGCAGGACTCCGGCGAGATCCTGGTCGTCGACACGACCCGGCTCCCGCAAGCGGGCAAATGA
- a CDS encoding trypsin-like serine peptidase: protein MRHVLIFVVVVVASALIGGAASSTSIDVHANRRIGALFVGDTDRHTCTAESVHSRSGDLVLTAAHCLTGETGPITYVPAYRVSQAPFGEWTVTSVYLDPGWLTGQDVNRDYAVLRVRSDPTTAHRTLESVTGRGFTVGSFGIGRAVRVVGYGAGSGDTPIGCRGRTREARDSPTVTCRGLVDGTSGSPWMTGRTTTIGLVGGYNQGGCVSFISHSPVFDSDLTALIARADDGGPGDTAPSTGAAVC, encoded by the coding sequence ATGCGGCACGTGTTGATCTTCGTGGTGGTCGTCGTGGCCTCGGCGTTGATCGGTGGCGCGGCCTCGTCGACGTCGATCGACGTCCACGCCAACCGCAGGATCGGCGCGCTCTTCGTCGGGGACACCGACCGACACACCTGCACCGCGGAATCGGTCCACAGTCGCTCCGGCGATCTCGTCCTCACCGCGGCGCACTGCCTGACCGGCGAGACCGGTCCGATCACCTACGTTCCCGCATACCGGGTGTCGCAGGCACCCTTCGGTGAGTGGACGGTCACGTCGGTCTATCTCGATCCCGGCTGGCTCACGGGCCAGGACGTCAACCGGGACTACGCGGTGCTCCGCGTGCGATCCGACCCGACGACCGCGCATCGCACACTCGAGTCGGTGACCGGCCGCGGCTTCACAGTCGGGTCGTTCGGTATCGGGAGGGCCGTCCGGGTCGTCGGGTACGGCGCCGGGTCGGGTGACACCCCCATCGGCTGCCGCGGCCGTACCCGGGAGGCGCGGGACTCCCCGACGGTGACCTGCCGCGGACTCGTGGACGGGACGAGTGGCTCACCCTGGATGACCGGTCGCACCACGACGATCGGCCTGGTCGGCGGCTACAACCAGGGCGGCTGCGTCAGCTTCATCTCCCACTCCCCCGTCTTCGACTCCGATCTGACCGCGCTGATCGCACGCGCCGACGACGGCGGACCGGGCGACACGGCACCGTCCACCGGCGCCGCGGTCTGCTGA
- a CDS encoding TetR family transcriptional regulator → MSRSRNHASPPRPPTRSAAVDASESRSARKGRTRQALLDETLALVSDRSFASLSLREVAKAAGIVPTAFYRHFASMEDLGVTVVEDSMRVLRKTLREGRRDLATRNAVPTVKSSVAILVTQVRENEEQFRFLIREQHGGVSEIRRAIDTELRLFVKELAIDLSRIPELAHWGADDLELAADLMVNVLLQAVAEMLEANRRDNGDDREVTARSERKLVMVILGMNSWRTSRQ, encoded by the coding sequence GTGTCGCGGTCCAGAAACCACGCCTCGCCTCCCCGACCGCCGACCCGGTCGGCTGCGGTCGACGCGTCCGAGAGTCGTTCAGCGCGCAAGGGGCGTACCCGGCAGGCGCTGCTCGACGAGACCCTTGCGCTCGTCTCCGACCGCAGTTTCGCGAGCCTGAGCCTGCGTGAGGTGGCCAAGGCCGCGGGCATCGTCCCCACCGCCTTCTACCGGCACTTCGCCTCGATGGAAGACCTCGGTGTCACCGTGGTCGAGGACTCCATGCGCGTCCTCCGCAAGACGCTGCGTGAGGGACGTCGCGACCTCGCGACCCGCAATGCCGTACCCACCGTGAAGAGTTCGGTGGCGATCCTCGTCACACAGGTGCGCGAGAACGAGGAGCAGTTCCGGTTCCTGATCCGCGAGCAGCACGGCGGGGTGTCGGAGATCCGCCGCGCCATCGACACCGAGTTGCGGTTGTTCGTGAAGGAACTGGCCATCGACCTGTCCCGGATACCCGAGCTGGCGCACTGGGGCGCCGACGATCTGGAACTGGCCGCCGATCTCATGGTGAACGTGCTGCTGCAGGCGGTGGCCGAGATGCTCGAGGCCAACCGGCGTGACAACGGTGACGACCGCGAGGTGACGGCGCGCTCGGAGCGCAAGCTGGTCATGGTCATCCTCGGCATGAATTCGTGGCGCACGTCCCGGCAATAG
- a CDS encoding ferredoxin reductase: MLDRFPSMLSSVIEAALAPHPVDRYLELVDPMITWSDLRGRVVDVRRDTARTVTLTLAPTRQWTGFRAGQYIQLSTVIKGVRHTRCFSPANAECGPDGFIELTITAHDDGFVSRHLRDHAATGDVMGLQPATGDFVLPQQRPEQAVFISGGSGITPVLSMLRTLVAERHNGSAVFIHYATTPADAVYADELNALAAANPWIDVHTIYTRHTDTDGPNGHFRPEHLTELAPRFAQAQTFLCGPAGLMDAVREFYTERDLDDALHSEAFTAPSVAPDPNEPVSGTLSFASSARSAENDGHTILEQAEAAGLTPEFGCRMGICFSCSAVKKSGCTRNVLTGDVDTDSDTHIQLCISAPVGDVEIDI; the protein is encoded by the coding sequence ATGCTCGACCGCTTTCCGTCGATGCTGAGCTCGGTGATCGAAGCCGCGCTGGCACCGCACCCGGTGGACCGCTATCTCGAACTCGTCGACCCCATGATCACGTGGAGCGATCTGCGTGGCCGCGTGGTCGACGTCCGACGGGACACCGCCCGCACCGTGACGCTCACCCTGGCGCCGACACGACAGTGGACCGGCTTCCGCGCAGGGCAGTACATCCAGCTCAGCACCGTCATCAAGGGCGTCCGCCACACCCGCTGTTTCTCGCCGGCCAACGCCGAGTGCGGTCCGGACGGGTTCATCGAGCTGACGATCACCGCGCACGACGACGGCTTCGTCTCCCGCCATCTCCGCGACCACGCGGCCACCGGCGACGTGATGGGCCTGCAGCCCGCCACTGGCGACTTCGTCCTGCCGCAGCAGCGACCCGAGCAGGCCGTGTTCATCAGTGGGGGCAGTGGGATTACACCTGTACTCTCAATGCTGCGCACGCTCGTGGCCGAACGGCACAACGGTTCGGCTGTGTTCATCCACTACGCGACCACCCCGGCCGACGCCGTCTACGCCGACGAGCTGAACGCGCTCGCCGCCGCGAACCCGTGGATCGATGTCCACACCATCTACACCCGCCACACCGACACCGACGGTCCGAACGGACATTTCCGGCCGGAGCATCTCACCGAACTCGCGCCTCGGTTCGCCCAGGCGCAGACCTTCCTCTGCGGCCCCGCCGGCCTGATGGACGCGGTTCGGGAGTTCTACACCGAACGCGACCTCGACGACGCTCTGCACAGCGAGGCGTTCACCGCGCCGTCGGTGGCGCCGGACCCGAATGAGCCGGTCAGCGGCACGCTGTCGTTCGCGTCGTCGGCCCGCTCGGCCGAGAACGACGGCCACACGATCCTCGAGCAGGCCGAGGCCGCCGGGTTGACGCCGGAGTTCGGGTGCCGCATGGGCATCTGCTTCTCCTGCAGCGCGGTGAAGAAGTCCGGGTGCACCCGCAACGTGCTCACCGGGGACGTCGACACCGATTCCGACACCCACATCCAACTCTGTATCTCCGCGCCGGTCGGCGACGTCGAGATCGACATCTAG
- a CDS encoding fatty acid desaturase family protein, which produces MQLSTSTEADDKSTGSKKTELILSYEEVEALGRELDELRARIVADLGQSDRDYIYKIIKAQRGFEVAGRGLAYLGWFPPAWIAGVGSLAVSKILDNMEIGHNVMHGQYDWMREPSLNSREFEWDTVCPADQWRHSHNYMHHTFTNIVGEDRDIGYGIMRMDRDQEWNPYYLGNLLYASMLMVGFEWGVMLHDLEAENIVQGKRKWTDIKGLAKGMWRKASKQVLKDYIVFPALTGPLFPITVAGNVSANLVRNLWTFSIIFCGHFPSGVQTFTPEECENETKGQWYLRQMLGSANITGTPLFHIMSGNLSHQIEHHLFPDIPANRYPEIAPEVRAICEKHGLPYNTGTFSHQIFSTWKKIAKLSLPNSWTEDDDNFSVKVERERKGVA; this is translated from the coding sequence ATGCAGCTTTCCACCAGCACCGAGGCCGACGACAAGTCGACCGGGTCGAAAAAGACCGAACTGATCCTGTCCTACGAGGAGGTCGAGGCCCTCGGGCGCGAGCTCGACGAACTGCGTGCGCGCATCGTCGCCGACCTCGGTCAGTCGGACCGCGACTACATCTACAAGATCATCAAGGCGCAGCGTGGATTCGAGGTCGCCGGTCGCGGATTGGCCTACCTCGGTTGGTTCCCGCCGGCCTGGATCGCCGGTGTCGGTTCGCTCGCGGTGTCGAAGATCCTCGACAACATGGAGATCGGCCACAACGTCATGCACGGCCAGTACGACTGGATGCGTGAGCCGTCGCTGAACTCCCGCGAGTTCGAGTGGGACACCGTGTGCCCCGCCGACCAGTGGCGCCACAGCCACAACTACATGCACCACACCTTCACCAACATCGTCGGCGAGGACCGCGACATCGGGTACGGCATCATGCGCATGGACCGTGACCAGGAGTGGAACCCCTACTACCTCGGCAACCTGCTGTACGCATCGATGCTGATGGTCGGTTTCGAGTGGGGCGTCATGCTGCACGACCTCGAGGCCGAGAACATCGTGCAGGGCAAGCGCAAGTGGACCGACATCAAGGGCCTCGCGAAGGGCATGTGGCGCAAGGCCAGCAAGCAGGTCCTCAAGGACTACATCGTCTTCCCCGCCCTGACCGGACCGCTGTTCCCGATCACGGTCGCGGGCAACGTCAGCGCGAACCTGGTCCGCAACCTGTGGACGTTCTCGATCATCTTCTGCGGACACTTCCCGTCCGGAGTCCAGACGTTCACCCCGGAAGAGTGCGAGAACGAGACCAAGGGTCAGTGGTACCTGCGTCAGATGCTCGGCTCGGCCAACATCACCGGCACCCCGCTGTTCCACATCATGAGCGGGAACCTCTCGCACCAGATCGAGCACCACCTGTTCCCCGACATCCCGGCCAACCGGTACCCGGAGATCGCCCCCGAGGTGCGCGCGATCTGCGAGAAGCACGGATTGCCCTACAACACAGGCACTTTCAGCCACCAGATCTTCTCGACCTGGAAGAAGATCGCGAAGCTCTCGCTGCCCAATTCCTGGACCGAGGACGACGACAACTTCAGTGTTAAGGTCGAGCGCGAACGCAAGGGAGTCGCCTGA